In a genomic window of Telopea speciosissima isolate NSW1024214 ecotype Mountain lineage chromosome 5, Tspe_v1, whole genome shotgun sequence:
- the LOC122662329 gene encoding probable carboxylesterase 2, which yields MESSEPENEIDHEFLPYVRVYKGGRVERLVHTNFIPPSLDPQTGVSSKDVVILPNSGVSARLYLPNLTHINHKKLPLLIFIHGGGFCVGSAFTSKYHHLLNFIVAEANVIAVSVDYRLAPEHPIPVCYDDSWAALQWALSHSSCQRDEEDQTEPWLTNHADFDRVFLAGDSAGATIAHDLAMRVKAELGVEFLGLALLHPFFWGSEPIGSESTQPNKKVFVDRIWPYACPSSPDNDDPRINPVAADGPSLVGLGCTRVLVFVAEKDILRDRGWLYYEVLARCGWMGVVEITETEEENHVFFLHEPESEKARDLFTHLALFLSLERPPLA from the coding sequence ATGGAATCAAGCGAGCCTGAAAACGAGATAGACCATGAATTCCTTCCCTACGTTCGGGTATACAAAGGCGGACGCGTAGAAAGGCTTGTACACACCAATTTTATTCCACCCTCCCTCGATCCCCAAACTGGTGTTTCATCCAAAGACGTCGTAATTTTACCAAACTCCGGCGTCTCCGCCCGTCTCTACCTCCCCAACCTCACCCACATCAACCACAAGAAGCTTCCCTTACTCATCTTCATCCACGGCGGAGGCTTCTGCGTTGGCTCTGCCTTCACTTCCAAATACCACCACCTCTTGAACTTCATAGTCGCTGAGGCAAACGTTATCGCTGTCTCTGTAGACTATAGACTTGCCCCAGAGCATCCCATCCCAGTATGCTATGACGATTCTTGGGCTGCCCTTCAATGGGCTCTTTCCCACTCTTCGTGTCAGAGAGATGAGGAGGACCAGACCGAACCATGGCTGACGAACCACGCAGACTTCGACCGGGTTTTCTTGGCTGGTGACAGTGCTGGTGCCACTATCGCCCACGACTTGGCTATGAGAGTGAAGGCCGAGCTGGGTGTGGAATTTCTTGGACTTGCTCTGCTCCACCCTTTTTTCTGGGGGTCAGAGCCCATAGGGTCCGAGTCTACACAGCCCAACAAAAAGGTGTTTGTGGACCGGATCTGGCCTTATGCGTGCCCATCGAGCCCGGACAATGATGACCCAAGGATCAACCCGGTGGCAGCCGACGGTCCGAGCCTGGTGGGGCTTGGATGCACTCGTGTGCTTGTGTTTGTGGCTGAGAAGGATATTTTGAGAGATAGAGGGTGGCTTTACTATGAAGTATTGGCCAGGTGCGGGTGGATGGGAGTTGTGGAGATTACAGAGACAGAAGAGGAGAACCACGTCTTCTTTCTCCACGAACCAGAATCCGAGAAAGCTAGGGACTTGTTTACACACTTGGCTCTCTTCTTGAGTCTGGAAAGGCCGCCCTTAGCGTGA